A DNA window from Novosphingobium sp. RL4 contains the following coding sequences:
- the mazG gene encoding nucleoside triphosphate pyrophosphohydrolase: MTETRHQQLDRLLSIMARLRDPVSGCEWDVAQSFETIAPYTIEEAYEVADAIARQDLADLRDELGDLLLQVVFHARMAEEDGHFAFGDVAAAISDKLEARHPHIFADEATGDAQTERWEKLKAKERKAKGETSAVDGVAISLPALMRAEKLQKRAARVGFDWPDPSGAADKVHEEMAELAEASPAEKLEEAGDLLFAAVNLVRLNGIAPEDALRAANAKFERRFRAMEAFAHRDGFLFDKLSLDEQEAYWQAVKASERAETA, translated from the coding sequence CCGTGTCCGGTTGCGAATGGGATGTCGCGCAGAGTTTTGAAACCATCGCGCCCTATACCATCGAGGAAGCCTACGAGGTTGCCGATGCCATTGCTCGGCAGGATCTGGCCGATCTGCGTGATGAACTGGGCGATCTGCTGCTTCAGGTCGTTTTCCATGCCCGCATGGCCGAGGAAGACGGGCATTTTGCTTTCGGCGATGTGGCCGCCGCGATCTCCGACAAGCTCGAAGCCCGTCACCCGCATATCTTTGCCGACGAAGCCACGGGAGATGCCCAGACGGAGCGTTGGGAAAAGCTGAAGGCGAAAGAGCGCAAGGCCAAGGGTGAAACCAGCGCTGTCGATGGCGTGGCGATATCGCTTCCCGCGCTCATGCGTGCCGAAAAGTTGCAGAAGCGAGCTGCGCGGGTCGGCTTCGACTGGCCCGACCCAAGCGGCGCGGCCGACAAGGTGCATGAGGAAATGGCGGAACTGGCGGAAGCCTCACCGGCCGAGAAACTTGAAGAAGCCGGCGACCTGCTGTTCGCCGCTGTCAATCTGGTGCGGCTCAACGGCATCGCCCCGGAAGATGCCTTGCGCGCAGCCAACGCCAAGTTCGAGCGTCGGTTCCGGGCGATGGAAGCGTTCGCCCATCGGGACGGCTTCCTGTTCGACAAGCTCTCGCTCGACGAACAGGAAGCCTATTGGCAGGCGGTAAAGGCTTCAGAGCGCGCTGAAACGGCCTAG
- the hflX gene encoding GTPase HflX — protein sequence MNEELKGEVTRGARALVVYPQMRGRGDLDPEARLEEAKGLALAIGLIVADAMAIPIREPRAGTLFGEGQIQNIAVACELHEAELIIVDGSLSAIQQRNLEEKFKRKVIDRTGLILEIFGERAATAEGRLQVELAHLDYQAGRLVRSWTHLERQRGGFGFLGGPGETQIEADRRMIRDRMARIRRELEQVRRTRGLHRDRREKAPWPVVALVGYTNAGKSTLFNYLTGAGVMAQDLLFATLDPTMRAIRLPAVEKAILSDTVGFISDLPTQLVAAFRATLEEVNAADIILHVRDIANPDTESQKRQVLEVLADLGVATGEGQVEESEEAAPAIPIIEVWNKWDLLEATHAQELREAMAQRSDETIVPLSALTGMGCDFLLETVGRTLTADAKLYSFVLPAADGQRLAFLHARGEVVAEEDAGEGPEGPMLRLQVRLAERELGRFSAL from the coding sequence TTGAACGAAGAACTCAAGGGCGAGGTCACGCGCGGTGCGCGTGCCCTCGTCGTTTATCCGCAGATGCGCGGCAGAGGGGATCTCGATCCCGAAGCGCGTCTCGAAGAGGCCAAGGGCCTCGCTCTGGCGATCGGGTTGATCGTGGCGGATGCCATGGCCATACCCATCCGGGAACCGCGCGCCGGAACGCTGTTCGGCGAAGGGCAGATCCAGAACATCGCAGTTGCCTGTGAACTGCACGAAGCGGAACTCATCATCGTCGATGGCTCGCTTTCGGCGATCCAGCAGCGCAATCTCGAAGAGAAGTTCAAGCGCAAGGTCATCGATCGTACCGGCCTGATCCTCGAAATCTTCGGCGAGCGTGCGGCGACGGCGGAAGGCCGTCTCCAGGTCGAACTGGCTCACCTGGACTATCAGGCAGGCCGTCTCGTACGCAGCTGGACCCACCTCGAACGCCAGCGCGGTGGCTTCGGCTTCCTGGGCGGTCCGGGCGAAACGCAGATCGAGGCCGACCGCCGCATGATCCGCGATCGCATGGCCCGCATCCGGCGCGAGCTGGAGCAGGTGCGCCGCACCCGCGGCCTTCACCGCGATCGCCGCGAAAAAGCACCATGGCCGGTCGTTGCGCTGGTGGGCTATACCAATGCGGGCAAGTCCACGCTGTTCAATTACCTGACCGGCGCGGGCGTGATGGCGCAGGACCTGCTGTTCGCCACGCTAGACCCGACAATGCGGGCGATCCGTCTACCGGCTGTCGAGAAGGCGATCCTGTCGGACACGGTGGGCTTCATTTCCGACCTTCCCACCCAGCTCGTCGCGGCCTTCCGCGCAACGCTGGAAGAAGTGAACGCGGCCGACATCATTCTCCACGTTCGCGACATCGCCAACCCGGATACCGAATCGCAGAAGCGCCAGGTGCTGGAAGTTCTGGCCGATCTCGGCGTGGCGACCGGGGAAGGGCAGGTCGAAGAGAGTGAGGAGGCCGCGCCCGCGATCCCGATCATCGAAGTCTGGAACAAGTGGGACCTGCTTGAGGCCACGCATGCCCAGGAACTGCGCGAAGCCATGGCCCAGCGTTCGGACGAGACCATCGTTCCGCTGTCCGCGCTTACCGGCATGGGCTGCGATTTCCTGCTCGAAACTGTCGGCAGGACGCTGACGGCTGACGCCAAGCTTTACAGCTTCGTGCTGCCGGCGGCCGATGGCCAGCGGCTCGCATTCCTACATGCACGGGGCGAAGTAGTGGCCGAAGAAGACGCGGGTGAGGGGCCTGAAGGTCCGATGCTCCGCCTCCAGGTCCGCCTTGCCGAGCGTGAACTAGGCCGTTTCAGCGCGCTCTGA
- the hfq gene encoding RNA chaperone Hfq: protein MAGRTLTARPRTTPAVEEPEAAPSPSGSVAPPVTAGTSAGKGQNLQDQFLNLLRKNKTPVTMFLVKGVKLQGIVTWFDNFSILLRRDGQSQLVYKHAISTIMPSTPVDARQFASGADNGKKTRVLQDVFLSSIRNAGVQVTMFLINGVMLQGRVAAYDLFCMLLEREGYVQLAYKHAVSTIQPVTPVDLQAHEESDD, encoded by the coding sequence ATGGCCGGCCGTACGCTGACCGCGCGCCCGCGAACCACTCCCGCAGTGGAAGAACCCGAAGCGGCACCGTCGCCTTCCGGTTCGGTGGCTCCTCCCGTCACCGCCGGCACTTCGGCAGGGAAGGGGCAGAACCTCCAGGACCAGTTCCTGAACCTCCTGCGCAAGAACAAGACGCCCGTGACCATGTTCCTCGTGAAGGGCGTGAAGCTTCAGGGCATCGTCACCTGGTTCGACAACTTCTCCATCCTTCTTCGCCGCGACGGCCAGTCGCAGCTCGTCTACAAGCACGCCATCTCGACGATCATGCCCTCGACCCCGGTCGATGCGCGCCAGTTCGCGAGCGGCGCCGACAATGGAAAGAAGACCCGCGTCCTTCAGGACGTGTTCCTTTCCAGCATCCGCAACGCGGGCGTGCAGGTCACCATGTTCCTGATCAACGGCGTCATGCTGCAGGGCCGCGTGGCTGCCTATGATCTGTTCTGCATGCTGCTGGAGCGCGAAGGCTACGTCCAGCTTGCCTACAAGCATGCGGTTTCGACGATTCAGCCCGTGACTCCGGTCGATCTTCAGGCGCATGAAGAATCCGACGACTGA